In one window of Nicotiana tabacum cultivar K326 chromosome 12, ASM71507v2, whole genome shotgun sequence DNA:
- the LOC107790293 gene encoding SKP1-interacting partner 15, protein MEFSPLNRLPQDTLHQIFSHLTLREIIVSKCVCKCLNSTLSSPAFLHLISTHQPPLSLLALRPSHRTHSHSHNNQSPHCALHVFDTVLNYWFRFPLSFLPFRSHYPITSSHGLLYLWAEGPTTAGPIPAISPPPPPLPSNNSKTLIVCNPLTRQFKLLPQLGSAWCKHGSVLVGSPNQVLVLTELAAIYFSGSTTSNNWLKFSSNLPSKPRSPILISDTILALCDVGSPWRSQWKLFRSTVKDLQFSQQWTRLEKHEWGDIFDILKRPRLLAGKNDKVLMIGGLKSSYSLHSTCSTILILRLDLDSLEWEEAGRMPPDMFRYFQDSSKFKVFGGGSKVCFSGKRVGRLALWEENECGKGEWRWISGVPGNSDGLYRGFVFEAQLNAVS, encoded by the coding sequence ATGGAGTTTTCCCCTCTAAATCGTTTACCTCAAGATACCCTTCACCAGATCTTCTCCCATTTAACCCTCCGTGAAATCATCGTCTCAAAATGCGTCTGCAAATGTCTCAACTCCACTCTCTCTTCTCCGGCCTTCCTCCACCTCATCTCTACCCACCAACCCCCCCTCTCCCTCCTCGCCCTCCGCCCCTCCCACCGTACTCACAGCcacagtcataataatcaatctCCTCATTGTGCACTCCATGTGTTCGACACAGTGCTTAACTACTGGTTTCGATTCCCACTTTCTTTCCTTCCCTTTAGATCTCACTACCCCATCACTTCCTCTCACGGCCTCCTCTATCTCTGGGCTGAGGGCCCCACCACTGCGGGGCCCATACCCGCAAtttcacctcctcctcctcctcttcccaGTAACAATAGCAAAACCCTAATCGTTTGTAACCCTTTAACTCGTCAATTCAAGCTGCTTCCGCAATTGGGTTCAGCTTGGTGTAAACACGGGTCGGTTCTTGTCGGGTCACCAAATCAAGTTCTGGTTTTGACTGAGTTAGCTGCTATTTACTTCTCTGGCTCAACAACTTCCAATAATTGGCTCAAGTTTTCATCGAATTTACCGTCAAAACCTAGGAGTCCAATCTTGATTTCTGATACCATTTTAGCCCTTTGTGATGTTGGTTCCCCGTGGCGGTCCCAGTGGAAGCTGTTTAGGTCAACAGTTAAAGATTTGCAATTTAGTCAACAATGGACTAGGTTAGAAAAGCATGAGTGGGGTGATATATTTGACATATTGAAACGCCCCAGATTGCTTGCTGGTAAAAATGATAAGGTGTTGATGATTGGTGGTCTAAAATCGTCCTATTCGTTGCACAGCACATGCTCGACCATTTTGATACTTAGATTGGATTTGGACTCTTTGGAATGGGAAGAAGCTGGGCGAATGCCGCCTGATATGTTTAGGTATTTTCAAGATTCGAGTAAGTTCAAGGTGTTTGGTGGAGGGAGTAAAGTTTGTTTTTCGGGCAAGAGGGTGGGAAGATTGGCGCTTTGGGAGGAAAATGAGTGCGGGAAAGGGGAATGGCGGTGGATAAGTGGCGTTCCGGGGAATAGTGATGGACTTTATCGTGGATTCGTCTTTGAGGCTCAGTTGAATGCAGTGTCTTAA